One genomic region from Amia ocellicauda isolate fAmiCal2 chromosome 4, fAmiCal2.hap1, whole genome shotgun sequence encodes:
- the LOC136748774 gene encoding neuronal acetylcholine receptor subunit alpha-4 yields MNCFAMKGCQYFHMMGIMIFLRPLPVGSYTTVRAHAEERLLKTLFTRYNKLSRPVANISDVVLVHFGLSIAQLIDVDEKNQMMTTNVWVKQEWNDYKLRWNPQEYENVTSIRIPSELIWRPDIVLYNNADGDFAVTHLTKAHLFHDGKIKWMPPAIYKSSCSIDVTFFPFDQQNCTMKFGSWTYDKAKIDLVSMANNVDQMDYWESGEWVIVNAVGKYNSKKYECCTEIYPDITYFFIIRRLPLFYTINLIIPCLLISCLTVLVFYLPSECGEKITLCISVLLSLTVFLLLITEIIPSTSLVIPLIGEYLLFTMIFVTLSIIITVFVLNVHHRSPRTHTMPHWVRRVFLDFVPRILFMKRPSTVKDNCKKLIEMMHKKGSSPTFWSEVEAEQTFPNTPSDDSPDVIAPSPTPSLCHPLEEPPPKAQLLCMSPSSQYSILLEKPSNPACSSPPATHHHLTLEAPGSLPKPRSLSVQYTFGERDLPQTTTRCRSRSIQYCCLHEESSQSNGHTSSMCSPSPTFQAHPLTEETPDSSQVQCKCKKVSEAAASSRRTSKVFSAKEQHLFLMSPSMKMAIEGVQYIADHLRDEDADFSVKEDWKYVAMVIDRIFLWMFIMVCILGTVGLFLPPWLAGMI; encoded by the exons ATGAATTGCTTTGCTATGAAGGGTTGTCAATACTTCCACATGATGGGCATTATGATTTTTCTTCGGCCTCTTCCAG TTGGCAGTTACACTACAGTCAGAGCACACGCTGAAGAGAGGCTTCTGAAGACCCTGTTCACCAGGTACAACAAGCTGTCTCGCCCTGTTGCCAACATCTCGGACGTGGTTCTGGTACACTTTGGCTTGTCCATCGCCCAACTCATAGATGTG GATGAAAAGAACCAGATGATGACTACAAATGTCTGGGTGAAACAG GAATGGAACGATTACAAACTGCGTTGGAACCCCCAAGAATACGAGAACGTCACCTCCATCCGGATTCCCTCTGAACTTATCTGGAGGCCAGACATCGTCCTTTATAATAA TGCAGATGGAGACTTTGCGGTAACTCACCTAACCAAGGCACACCTCTTTCATGACGGCAAAATCAAATGGATGCCCCCGGCCATCTACAAGAGCTCCTGCAGTATCGATGTCACCTTTTTCCCTTTTGACCAGCAGAACTGCACCATGAAGTTCGGCTCGTGGACTTACGACAAGGCCAAGATTGACCTGGTGAGTATGGCTAACAACGTGGACCAGATGGATTACTGGGAGAGCGGGGAGTGGGTGATTGTCAACGCAGTGGGGAAATACAACTCCAAGAAATACGAGTGCTGTACGGAGATCTACCCCGATATTACATACTTCTTCATCATCAGGAGGCTGCCGCTGTTCTACACCATCAACTTGATCATCCCCTGCCTGCTGATCTCCTGCTTGACTGTTCTGGTGTTTTACCTGCCCTCCGAGTGTGGGGAGAAGATCACCCTCTGCATCTCGGTTCTCCTCTCACTGACTGTGTTCCTCTTGCTGATCACAGAGATAATCCCGTCCACCTCCCTGGTGATCCCCTTGATTGGCGAGTATCTGCTTTTCACCATGATCTTTGTGACCCTCTCCATCATCATCACTGTCTTCGTCCTGAACGTTCACCACCGCTCGCCCCGCACCCACACCATGCCCCACTGGGTGCGCAGGGTGTTTCTGGACTTTGTCCCGCGGATCCTGTTCATGAAGAGACCATCAACTGTAAAGGACAACTGCAAGAAGCTCATCGAGATGATGCACAAGAAAGGGAGCTCACCCACCTTCTGGTCCGAGGTGGAGGCTGAGCAGACCTTTCCCAATACACCTTCTGATGACTCCCCGGATGTCATTGCCCCTTCCCCCACGCCATCCCTGTGCCACCCTTTAGAAGAGCCCCCTCCTAAGGCACAGCTTCTATGTATGTCGCCTTCCAGCCAGTATTCCATCCTCCTGGAGAAACCCAGTAATCCAGCCTGCTCCTCCCCGCCTGCTACCCACCACCATCTTACTCTCGAAGCCCCCGGCTCCCTCCCCAAGCCCAGGTCTCTGAGCGTGCAGTACACCTTCGGCGAAAGGGACCTTCCTCAAACCACCACCCGTTGCAGGTCCAGAAGCATCCAGTACTGCTGCTTGCATGAAGAGTCCTCCCAGAGCAATGGGCACACCAGCAGCATGTGTAGCCCGTCTCCCACGTTCCAGGCCCACCCTTTGACGGAAGAGACCCCCGACAGCAGCCAAGTCCAATGCAAGTGCAAAAAGGTATCGGAAGCTGCTGCGTCTTCTCGTCGCACTTCCAAAGTGTTCAGTGCCAAAGAGCAGCATCTGTTCCTGATGTCCCCTTCCATGAAGATGGCCATCGAAGGAGTTCAGTACATTGCAGATCACCTCAGGGACGAAGATGCAGATTTTTCT GTGAAAGAAGACTGGAAATATGTTGCAATGGTGATAGACAGGATATTTCTTTGGATGTTTATAATGGTGTGCATTCTGGGCACCGTAGGTCTGTTCCTTCCTCCCTGGTTGGCAGGAATGATCTAG